The following coding sequences lie in one Xanthomonas hortorum pv. pelargonii genomic window:
- a CDS encoding CopG family transcriptional regulator: protein MSTTTIRLPDELKMRVAAAAKRGGTTAHSFILEAIAEKAESVERRADFDAVAEQRYAGIVASGKTIAWDDMRGYLEKRMAGEPAKRPTARKLAR, encoded by the coding sequence ATGAGCACCACAACCATCCGTCTTCCAGACGAACTCAAGATGCGCGTTGCTGCAGCCGCGAAGCGGGGCGGCACGACGGCACATAGTTTCATCCTGGAAGCGATCGCCGAAAAGGCGGAATCGGTCGAGCGTCGTGCCGATTTCGATGCGGTTGCCGAGCAGCGTTATGCCGGCATCGTGGCGTCCGGGAAGACCATCGCCTGGGACGACATGCGTGGCTATCTGGAAAAGCGCATGGCCGGCGAACCGGCAAAGCGTCCCACGGCCCGCAAACTAGCCCGGTAG
- a CDS encoding type II toxin-antitoxin system RelE/ParE family toxin has protein sequence MARIELAPEVAQDLERIFDHLQRHEAAHVAARLHEIIAAIDVLETNPLIGRPAGGDKRELVIGRGAHGYLALYRHVAQIDTVFVLAVRSQREAGFAGP, from the coding sequence ATGGCGCGTATCGAGCTGGCACCGGAGGTTGCACAGGATCTTGAGCGGATCTTCGACCACCTCCAGCGCCATGAGGCCGCACATGTCGCAGCACGCCTGCACGAGATCATTGCGGCAATCGATGTGCTGGAAACCAATCCGCTGATCGGCCGGCCGGCTGGCGGCGACAAGCGCGAACTGGTGATCGGTCGCGGCGCGCACGGCTATCTGGCGCTGTACCGCCATGTCGCGCAGATCGACACGGTGTTTGTGCTGGCCGTTCGCTCGCAACGTGAGGCGGGCTTTGCGGGGCCGTGA
- a CDS encoding restriction endonuclease subunit S has protein sequence MRSLPGPTVFESNMMRIAVDERVIEPEFLMRALSAEIGRARLIANAKHAVNQASINQRDVKACSILVPTLSEQTEIVRRVEQLFAYADQLETKVATAQQRINTMTQSLLAKAFRGELVPQDPSDEPASVLLERIRNQRAATPKPKRGRKAAAH, from the coding sequence GTGCGTTCGCTCCCAGGACCGACGGTTTTTGAAAGCAATATGATGCGAATAGCCGTCGATGAGCGGGTGATCGAACCCGAATTCTTGATGCGTGCATTGAGCGCCGAGATTGGACGTGCAAGGCTAATCGCCAACGCGAAGCATGCGGTCAATCAGGCAAGCATCAATCAGAGAGACGTCAAAGCCTGCTCGATTCTGGTCCCCACTTTGTCCGAACAAACCGAAATCGTCCGCCGCGTCGAACAGCTCTTCGCCTATGCCGACCAGCTGGAAACCAAGGTCGCCACTGCCCAGCAGCGCATCAACACGATGACCCAGAGCCTGCTCGCCAAAGCCTTCCGCGGCGAACTAGTGCCGCAGGACCCCAGCGACGAACCGGCCAGCGTGCTGCTGGAACGCATCCGCAACCAGCGCGCCGCCACGCCCAAACCAAAGCGCGGCCGCAAGGCGGCCGCACACTGA
- a CDS encoding GmrSD restriction endonuclease domain-containing protein, with amino-acid sequence MTTFDSTKLPLKDLLKDVVQGKIQLPDFQRGWVWDDEHVRSLLVSLGRSFPVGAVMLLETGGEVRFQVRPVENVPLQGLAAPEKLILDGQQRLTTLTQVLKLSGPVKTTTDKGKPVDRHYYIHIPTALAGPDRLDEAIIATDGSRQQRSDFGRRLDLDLSTRELECKQLYFPCSEILEAMGWLQDLYEHNAEAVAQFFEFKKQVLDAYNEYQIPLIVLKKETSKEAVCLVFEKVNTGGVPLSVFELVTASYAADGYNLRDDWYGSELRKVSSRYKRLAKEPILRGVENTDFLQAVTMLHTLEKRRADIEAGKTGKQVAPVSAKRASVLELPLDAYKRWADPVEQGFLRAAKFLRQECFTAPRDLPYRTQLAPLAAVLALIGAEEHWREPRIHQKLAQWFWCGVLGELYGGAVETRIANDVDELLSWIEHDGQPPRTIADATFQIDRLASLTSRLSAAYKGINVLVLREGAQDLFWKSRIRDLEADEVALDIHHIFPRDWCEKQDIPRRLYDSIINKTPISYKANRMIGGSAPSSYLAALQAHKQVQLDNVGMDALLASHRIPVAALRADDFDSFCDQRQQNLLALIEAAMGKRAAAVETD; translated from the coding sequence ATGACCACATTCGACAGCACCAAGCTGCCATTGAAGGACCTGCTCAAGGACGTCGTCCAAGGCAAGATCCAGCTACCGGATTTCCAGCGCGGCTGGGTCTGGGATGACGAACATGTGCGCAGCCTGCTGGTCAGCCTGGGGCGCTCGTTCCCGGTGGGTGCAGTGATGCTGCTGGAAACCGGCGGCGAGGTGCGCTTCCAGGTCCGCCCGGTGGAGAACGTGCCGCTGCAAGGACTGGCCGCGCCGGAGAAGCTGATCCTCGACGGTCAGCAGCGTCTGACTACGCTGACCCAGGTGCTCAAGCTGTCCGGCCCGGTCAAGACCACGACCGACAAAGGCAAGCCGGTCGACCGCCACTACTACATCCACATCCCCACCGCCCTGGCCGGCCCGGACCGGCTGGACGAGGCCATCATCGCCACCGACGGCAGCCGCCAGCAGCGCAGCGATTTCGGCCGTAGGCTGGATCTGGACCTGTCCACGCGCGAGCTGGAATGCAAACAGCTGTACTTCCCATGCTCGGAGATCCTGGAGGCGATGGGTTGGCTGCAGGACCTGTACGAACACAACGCCGAAGCGGTGGCGCAGTTCTTCGAGTTCAAGAAGCAGGTACTCGACGCCTATAACGAGTACCAGATCCCGCTGATCGTGCTGAAGAAAGAAACCAGCAAGGAAGCGGTGTGCCTGGTGTTCGAGAAGGTCAATACCGGCGGCGTACCGCTATCGGTGTTCGAGCTGGTGACCGCCAGCTACGCCGCCGATGGCTACAACCTGCGCGACGACTGGTATGGCAGCGAGCTGCGTAAGGTGTCGTCGCGCTACAAGCGGCTGGCCAAGGAACCAATCCTACGCGGGGTGGAGAACACCGACTTTCTGCAGGCGGTGACCATGCTACACACGCTGGAAAAGCGCCGTGCCGACATTGAGGCCGGCAAGACCGGCAAGCAGGTGGCCCCGGTCAGCGCCAAGCGCGCATCCGTACTGGAACTGCCGCTGGATGCCTACAAGCGCTGGGCCGACCCGGTTGAGCAAGGCTTCCTGCGTGCGGCCAAGTTCCTGCGCCAGGAATGTTTCACCGCGCCACGCGACTTGCCTTACCGCACCCAGCTGGCGCCGTTGGCGGCGGTGTTGGCACTGATCGGCGCCGAAGAGCACTGGCGCGAGCCGCGCATCCACCAGAAGCTGGCGCAGTGGTTCTGGTGCGGCGTGCTGGGCGAACTCTACGGCGGCGCGGTGGAGACCCGTATTGCAAATGACGTCGATGAGCTGCTGAGCTGGATCGAGCACGATGGCCAACCGCCGCGCACGATTGCCGATGCCACCTTCCAGATCGACCGCCTCGCCTCGCTGACCTCGCGCCTGAGCGCCGCCTACAAGGGCATCAACGTGCTGGTGCTGCGCGAAGGCGCACAGGACCTGTTCTGGAAATCGCGTATCCGCGACCTGGAAGCCGACGAGGTGGCGCTGGACATCCACCACATCTTCCCGCGCGATTGGTGCGAAAAGCAGGACATCCCGCGTCGGCTCTACGACTCGATCATCAACAAGACGCCGATCTCCTACAAGGCCAACCGCATGATTGGCGGATCGGCCCCCTCCAGCTATCTGGCCGCCCTGCAGGCCCACAAGCAGGTCCAGCTGGACAACGTTGGCATGGATGCGCTGCTGGCCAGCCATCGCATCCCGGTAGCCGCCCTGCGTGCCGATGACTTCGACAGCTTCTGCGATCAGCGCCAGCAGAACCTCTTGGCGCTGATCGAGGCGGCAATGGGAAAGCGCGCTGCAGCGGTGGAGACTGACTGA